One Methanomassiliicoccales archaeon DNA window includes the following coding sequences:
- a CDS encoding 4Fe-4S binding protein, which translates to MPERKLKKKNIGVTGYILKPMYATLRETIRATVHRPNTVLYPWEKLVLPDNYRGRPGLLMDRCIGCGICMRICPTKCIELVEVEYKGQAKVKRPKVNLGRCMMCGYCAEYCPKNAMIVTPEYELAAFTREDLIYDPYKLQHEYKPGYEVHLVEVTPSELKRGVVAAPAERKPESKDKPELDERKCIGCSRCAKVCPAGAIEMIQAGVSDKGKPIKRPKFDYDKCVSCEQCVENCPRDALVMKEAL; encoded by the coding sequence TTGCCTGAAAGGAAACTAAAGAAGAAGAATATCGGTGTGACTGGGTACATCCTCAAACCCATGTACGCCACCCTCAGAGAAACGATCAGGGCAACGGTTCATCGCCCGAACACAGTATTGTATCCCTGGGAGAAGCTTGTCCTGCCCGATAATTACAGGGGACGCCCTGGCCTGCTCATGGATCGGTGCATTGGTTGTGGCATTTGCATGAGGATCTGCCCGACCAAATGCATTGAGCTCGTGGAAGTGGAGTATAAAGGCCAGGCCAAGGTCAAACGGCCCAAGGTCAACTTAGGGAGGTGCATGATGTGCGGTTACTGTGCTGAGTATTGTCCTAAGAATGCGATGATCGTGACACCTGAGTATGAGCTCGCCGCCTTTACCCGCGAAGATCTGATATATGATCCCTATAAACTCCAGCACGAATACAAACCCGGATATGAGGTCCATCTTGTCGAAGTGACACCATCGGAGCTCAAGAGGGGCGTGGTTGCCGCACCTGCGGAAAGAAAGCCAGAATCAAAGGACAAACCGGAGCTCGACGAAAGGAAGTGTATTGGCTGCTCTCGATGTGCAAAAGTCTGTCCAGCAGGGGCGATTGAGATGATTCAAGCCGGTGTCAGTGACAAGGGAAAGCCGATCAAGCGGCCGAAATTCGATTACGATAAATGCGTAAGTTGCGAGCAGTGCGTTGAGAACTGTCCACGGGATGCGCTCGTGATGAAGGAGGCTCTGTGA